A single genomic interval of Lentimicrobium saccharophilum harbors:
- a CDS encoding nucleotidyltransferase family protein, giving the protein MKAMILAAGLGTRLKPLTDHCPKALLQAGPYTLLEFAIRKLKAAGFNELIINVHHHAPMIISYLKKNLNFGCEISISDESDQLLDTGGGIQKASWFFSDGQPFLVYNADIIGGLDLSALYAMHLQQQSLATLVVRRRETNRYLLFDQKLRLSGWENLKTGEQRMARAGSTSLIQLAFSGIHVINPEIFPLIRTKGRFSIIDTYLALAGNNLITGYLDESQLWADAGKPESLKQAGEIAKLITFSDRNPA; this is encoded by the coding sequence ATGAAAGCGATGATACTGGCGGCCGGACTGGGCACCAGGCTGAAACCGCTGACCGACCACTGCCCGAAGGCGCTCCTGCAGGCCGGTCCCTACACCCTGCTCGAATTTGCCATCCGCAAACTGAAAGCAGCCGGATTTAACGAATTGATCATCAACGTGCATCATCATGCACCCATGATCATCAGTTATCTTAAGAAAAACCTGAATTTCGGCTGCGAAATCAGCATTTCAGATGAGTCGGATCAGCTCCTCGACACGGGCGGAGGAATTCAGAAAGCATCCTGGTTCTTCAGCGACGGGCAACCATTCCTGGTGTATAACGCAGATATTATCGGCGGCCTCGACCTCTCTGCACTTTATGCCATGCACCTGCAACAGCAGAGCCTTGCCACGCTGGTGGTACGCAGAAGGGAAACAAACCGCTATCTGCTTTTCGACCAAAAATTGCGTCTTTCCGGATGGGAAAACCTGAAAACCGGCGAACAGCGCATGGCCCGTGCTGGTTCTACTTCACTTATACAACTGGCCTTCAGCGGCATACATGTGATTAATCCGGAAATATTCCCGCTTATCCGGACAAAAGGCAGATTCTCCATCATCGACACCTATCTTGCGCTGGCCGGAAATAATCTCATTACAGGTTACCTTGACGAAAGTCAACTATGGGCGGACGCCGGAAAGCCGGAAAGCCTGAAACAGGCCGGTGAGATAGCAAAACTGATTACTTTTAGCGATAGAAATCCAGCATGA
- a CDS encoding RapZ C-terminal domain-containing protein, whose product MSGNISILNTLFNQWSGKEAIKTEILPASGSDRVYYRISGQDITAIGAWNPDKRENIAFTAFSRHFAAKGLPVPEVYLNDVSGMAYLQTDLGDQNLFGILSEEGLSERVKGLYRQVVRWLPRFQISGGDGLDYSLCYPRRAFDRQSMMWDLNYFKYYFVRLSGFNFDEQALEDDFDRLTSFLLQADSDYFLYRDFQSRNIMITGGNPFFIDFQGGRQGPLQYDIASLLFDAKANLPNIFRDELLNLYIQEASLLTKIDRESFLKYFYGFVLIRILQALGAYGFRGFYQKKEHFLQSIPFALDNLDHLLTHHHPEIEMPALEKLLHRFITSESLRSHAKPALKVSVNSFSYRNSIPEDPTGNGGGFVFDCRALPNPGRLDEYKKLSGQDDPVIRYLSAQPETGIFLASVFTLVDQAVENYISRGFQHLMVSFGCTGGQHRSVYCAGQLAKHLNKRFGMQIQPDHTQRANWIA is encoded by the coding sequence ATGAGCGGAAATATCAGCATACTGAATACCCTTTTCAACCAATGGAGCGGAAAGGAAGCCATCAAAACAGAAATATTGCCGGCTTCAGGCTCTGACCGTGTTTATTACCGCATTTCGGGGCAGGACATTACCGCTATTGGTGCATGGAATCCGGACAAACGTGAAAATATTGCCTTTACGGCCTTTTCGCGCCACTTTGCCGCGAAAGGCTTACCGGTACCTGAAGTCTATCTGAATGATGTATCAGGAATGGCTTACCTGCAAACCGACCTGGGCGATCAGAACCTTTTCGGGATACTCAGCGAAGAAGGCTTGTCCGAACGCGTGAAAGGGCTCTACCGGCAGGTGGTCCGCTGGCTCCCGCGTTTTCAGATCAGCGGCGGCGATGGCCTCGATTATTCACTCTGCTATCCGCGACGGGCATTCGACCGGCAAAGTATGATGTGGGACCTGAATTATTTCAAATACTATTTTGTCAGGCTCTCCGGGTTTAATTTTGATGAACAGGCGCTCGAGGATGATTTCGACCGGCTGACATCCTTTCTGCTTCAGGCTGATTCAGATTATTTCCTTTACAGGGACTTTCAGTCGCGCAACATCATGATTACCGGCGGCAATCCGTTCTTTATCGACTTCCAGGGAGGCCGGCAGGGGCCGCTGCAGTACGACATCGCCTCACTTCTTTTCGATGCCAAAGCCAATCTGCCCAACATCTTCAGGGACGAGTTGCTCAACCTTTACATTCAGGAAGCTTCCCTGCTTACAAAAATTGACCGGGAATCATTCCTGAAGTATTTTTACGGATTCGTGCTTATCCGCATCCTTCAGGCGTTGGGCGCCTATGGTTTCAGGGGCTTCTATCAGAAAAAGGAACATTTTCTTCAAAGTATTCCCTTTGCACTCGACAATCTCGACCATCTGCTGACCCATCATCATCCGGAAATTGAAATGCCTGCGCTGGAGAAACTGTTGCACAGGTTTATCACCAGCGAAAGCCTGAGAAGCCATGCAAAACCAGCCCTGAAAGTCAGTGTGAACAGTTTTTCATACAGAAACAGTATTCCTGAAGACCCCACAGGTAACGGTGGCGGCTTTGTATTCGACTGCAGGGCCCTGCCCAACCCGGGCAGACTCGATGAATACAAAAAGCTCAGCGGTCAGGATGATCCGGTGATCCGTTACCTCAGCGCTCAGCCTGAGACCGGCATTTTCCTCGCCAGTGTCTTTACCCTGGTGGACCAGGCCGTGGAAAATTACATTTCGCGCGGGTTTCAGCACCTGATGGTAAGCTTTGGCTGCACCGGCGGACAGCACCGCTCGGTATACTGCGCCGGACAGCTTGCCAAACACCTGAATAAAAGATTCGGCATGCAGATACAGCCCGATCATACCCAACGCGCAAACTGGATTGCATAA
- a CDS encoding ferritin-like domain-containing protein, protein MENKKSTEILKTAILMEKRGKAFYEKVAEQASSEEVKKIFSMMAEEEQTHVEFLSKQFASYSKDQKFGKIDLKADPGVVELILSDNIRKQISAASFEAAAISAAIDMETKAIEVYSRQAAEATDVNEKELYSWLADWEKGHHKILHELNEQLKEDIWYDNQFWPF, encoded by the coding sequence ATGGAGAACAAAAAATCTACCGAAATCCTCAAGACTGCCATTCTGATGGAGAAAAGGGGAAAGGCATTTTATGAGAAGGTTGCCGAGCAGGCATCAAGCGAAGAGGTGAAAAAAATCTTCAGCATGATGGCTGAAGAGGAACAAACGCATGTGGAATTCCTTTCAAAGCAGTTTGCAAGCTACAGCAAGGATCAGAAATTCGGGAAAATCGACCTGAAGGCCGATCCCGGTGTGGTGGAGTTGATCCTTTCGGACAATATCAGGAAGCAGATCAGTGCCGCCAGCTTTGAAGCTGCAGCCATTTCCGCAGCCATCGATATGGAAACCAAAGCCATTGAAGTATATTCGAGGCAGGCGGCAGAAGCGACAGATGTCAACGAAAAGGAGTTGTATTCCTGGCTTGCCGACTGGGAGAAGGGCCACCATAAGATTCTGCATGAACTGAATGAACAGCTGAAGGAAGACATCTGGTACGACAACCAGTTCTGGCCATTCTGA